CCGTCGGGCACACGGACGCACAACTGCCGCAGCCCGCGCACACATACGGATCGATGTCGACATGGTCGCCCGCCGAGGCGATGGCACCGGTCGGGCACACATCGAGGCAGCGATTGCAGCCTTTCTTGGTGTTGCGGCTATGCGTGCAGATATCGGCCTGGTAGGCGATGTAGCGCGGCTTCTCGAACTCGCCGATCATGTCGGACGCGGCGTAGATTGCGCGCTCGACGGCGGCGGGGTCCTTGGGATCGGCGCGGAAATAGCCGTCGCGCTTTTCGTGCGCCTGGAACAAAGGCGTTCCGCCGGTGAGGTCGAGGATGATGTCGCATTTGGACGACGCCCCGTCGCGCGCGCGTTCGAAACCGAGTTGGCCGCGCGAAGCGGGCAGGGCCGGCGCATAGTCGTCGACGGTGATTTCGAAAGCGCCCAGATGGCCCTTGGCGCGCGCGATGGTGCCGCGGAAGATCGGCACGTCGGTCAGGCGCGGCGGTGCCACGGAGGCGGGCTTGGTCAGCAGCACCGTGCAGTCGAGGCGGGCACCCAAGCGCTTGGCCGCCGCGATCGCGGTCTCGTCGCGCCCGTAGACGAGGGCGATCCCTTGCGAGCGCATCGACACGCTTGCAGTGGGCGGCACGTCGATCGCGGCTTCGGCCAGCAATGCCGCGATCTTCGGCATGGCCTTGTCGGCTTCCTCCGACCAGCCCGCGCGCTCGCGGATATTGACGAAGCGAATATTGTTGTCGAGCCCGAGCTCGGCGCGCGTCTCGGCGAAGAAGGGGGCTTCCTGTGTGCACGCGACCACGAGCTCGCGGCCCTTCTTGAGGGCGGCTTCGAAATTGCCGATCTGCGCGCGGCACAACAGCGTACCGGGGGCGACTTCGCCGACGTCGTTGCCGACGGCCGCCGTGCAGGCTTTGCGCAGGGCCTTGCCGTCGAGCGGCATGGTGCCCGTGCAGTCGCAGACCAGAACCGTTTTGCCGTCGATTTCCATGGGTGCTTTCGGGGGGCGGAATCCTCGGCCGTTATGTGGCAAAGCCGGGCGGTACGATCAAGGCGTTTCTTTGGCAACGCACCCCTTGAACCGCCGCACATTGGGGGCCATTCTCGCGCGCATGGCAAACGAATTCCTGCTTATGCCCGATCCCGCCGATGCGCGGCTCGTGGCGCGCGTCTCCGGCATCGACCAGACGGGGGCGGCCGTCGAAACCTCGGTCGTCGCCGAAAAGCCGCTCACGCTCTATTTGAATGCGCGCGAGATCGTCACGATGATGACGATCGGCGACTATCCCGAATATCTCGCCCTTGGCTATCTCCTGAACCAGAACATGCTGCCCGCCGACGCGCGCGTGACGGGTGTCGAGTTCGATGCCGAGCTCGACGTGGTCGTGGTGCGCACGGATCGCGAGACCGACTTCGAAGACAAGCTGCGCAAGAAGACGCTGACCTCGGGCTGCGCGCAAGGGACCGCATTCGGCGATCTCATGGAAAAATTCGACAATGTCGCCCTCGACAAAGCGGCACGGCTCAAGACCTCGCAGCTCTACCGCCTGTTGCGCACGATCAACACCGCTCCCTCGCTCTATCTTGAAGCAGGGGCGATACATGGCTGCGTGCTGTGTGCGGCCGACCGCGCCCTTGTCTATATGGAGGATGTCGGGCGCCACAATGCGGTCGACAAGATCGCGGGCTACATGTATCGCCACGACCTTGCGCCGCACGACAAGATTTTCTACACGACCGGCCGTCTGACGTCGGAAATGGTGATCAAGACCGTGCAGATGGGGATTCCGATTTTGGTGTCGCGTTCGGGCTTCACGGCCTGGGGGGTCGAGCTTGCGCGCAAAGCCGGGCTCACATTGATCGGCCGCGCGCGCGGCAGCCGTTTTGTCGTGCTGGCGGCGCCCGAGCGCATCGTGTTCGACGCCAGTGCGCGCGAAGCGGCCGAAGAAGACGCCAAGCTGCGTCGCAAGGGCTCGGAAGATGGCTGAGGCGATCGCGGGCGTGGTGTTGGCGGGCGGCCAGTCGACGCGCATGGGCGGGGGCGACAAATGCCTGCGCGATCTGGGCGGCCAGCCGATCCTGGCGCATATTCTGGCGCGCGCCGCACCGCAGGTTTCCGCCCTCGTGCTGAACGCCAATGGCGACGCTTCGCGTTTTTCGGCCTTTGGCCTGCCGGTCGTTGGCGACAGCGTGCCAGATTTCGCAGGCCCGCTTGCCGGCATTCTGGCTGGGCTCGATTGGGCGGCGGTGCACGCGCCTGCGTCCCGCTATGTCGCGAGCTTTGCGGCCGACGCCCCCTTCTTGCCGCGCGATCTCGTGGCACGTTTTGCGGCGGCGGTTGCGCACGAAGGGGCGGACCTTGCATGTGCGATGTCCGGCGGCCAAGCGCATCCGGTATTCGGCCTGTGGCGCGTCGATCTGCGCGAAGCGCTGCGCCATGCGCTTGTGACCGAAAAAATCTTCAAGGTCGATCGCTGGACGGCGCGGTATAAGGTTGCCATGGTTACGTTCGACACGAAACCCTTCGATCCGTTTTTCAACGCCAATCGGCCCGACGATCTGGCGGCCGCCCACGATCTGCTGGCGCTTGCAAACACAT
Above is a genomic segment from Magnetospirillum sp. containing:
- the mobA gene encoding molybdenum cofactor guanylyltransferase MobA codes for the protein MAEAIAGVVLAGGQSTRMGGGDKCLRDLGGQPILAHILARAAPQVSALVLNANGDASRFSAFGLPVVGDSVPDFAGPLAGILAGLDWAAVHAPASRYVASFAADAPFLPRDLVARFAAAVAHEGADLACAMSGGQAHPVFGLWRVDLREALRHALVTEKIFKVDRWTARYKVAMVTFDTKPFDPFFNANRPDDLAAAHDLLALANT
- the fdhD gene encoding formate dehydrogenase accessory sulfurtransferase FdhD, which produces MANEFLLMPDPADARLVARVSGIDQTGAAVETSVVAEKPLTLYLNAREIVTMMTIGDYPEYLALGYLLNQNMLPADARVTGVEFDAELDVVVVRTDRETDFEDKLRKKTLTSGCAQGTAFGDLMEKFDNVALDKAARLKTSQLYRLLRTINTAPSLYLEAGAIHGCVLCAADRALVYMEDVGRHNAVDKIAGYMYRHDLAPHDKIFYTTGRLTSEMVIKTVQMGIPILVSRSGFTAWGVELARKAGLTLIGRARGSRFVVLAAPERIVFDASAREAAEEDAKLRRKGSEDG